The Niastella koreensis GR20-10 genome includes a window with the following:
- a CDS encoding general stress protein CsbD — MENNAPSRGNWNEQKSRLKKEFPALTDKDLFFEIGRKNDMLAKLEVKLGKTKEELRRIIDAS; from the coding sequence ATGGAAAATAATGCCCCCTCACGTGGAAACTGGAACGAACAAAAATCCAGATTAAAGAAAGAATTTCCTGCACTTACCGATAAAGATCTGTTTTTTGAGATTGGCAGGAAGAACGATATGTTGGCTAAACTGGAGGTTAAATTAGGTAAAACGAAAGAGGAGTTGCGACGGATTATCGATGCATCATAG
- a CDS encoding DUF5723 family protein, with translation MKKNYLLICFLLITVSTIRAQTYPGYRTGNYTGVNGGVFNPANIADNRYKWDVNIIAINGFTGTNQSGLRFKDITRTFNADSLKSKLLRGNDHLNSLAYADVLGPSVMFSLSPKTSLAFTTRSRVFANGSDINGNMANAILSGGTATAGVPFTFNNNNMLVHATGWTEIGGSVGQVLTNKGTRNFFKAGVTIKYIAGTADSYLSTNGLSGTVGGPGNNYLTATTGSLSLNTTDANFSDYKFKDFFKFNGHGVGGDIGFVYEWRPIADYSMYETDRFANKYKLKIAASLLDVGRISFNRSGNEAANYVVNVPKGEAFELNQFANKSVKEYKTILDQSPYFTGTDVGNSYKITLPTTIHADVDYMIGKGFALNAAGQFTTNKKSTFALYYYNAYSVTPRWENSMFSIELPMSYNELTQFNAGVAFRAGPFFIGSGSVLSALVHDSKQADLHVGFHFGMTYKKKVKPDFDKDGVYDDVDKCPGVAGLARYNGCPIPDTDGDGINDESDSCVTVPGVARFNGCPIPDKDGDGVNDEEDSCKDVAGLKKFNGCPDTDGDNIMDKDDKCPTVAGVEKYAGCPVPDTDSDGVADDEDLCPNDPGPVSSKGCPVEKVVVQITADFKNILFDYGKATIRNESDPILSKAAKTMIEQIGNSNFYIDGYTDNKGSAAYNKKLSKARAQAVANALIANGIDKSRIMVRGFGKDNPICNNNTEKGRQCNRRVEVVIRNVNQKDEQKSIKINP, from the coding sequence ATGAAAAAAAATTACTTACTCATTTGTTTTTTACTGATAACAGTGAGTACTATCCGAGCCCAAACATACCCGGGATACCGTACCGGTAATTATACAGGTGTAAACGGGGGCGTGTTCAATCCAGCCAACATTGCCGATAACCGTTATAAGTGGGATGTCAATATTATCGCCATCAACGGATTTACCGGAACCAATCAATCAGGGCTGCGTTTTAAAGATATAACCAGGACTTTCAATGCTGATTCATTAAAATCAAAGTTATTGAGAGGCAATGATCATTTAAATAGTCTGGCCTATGCCGATGTACTCGGACCTTCAGTTATGTTTAGCCTTAGTCCTAAAACATCCCTTGCCTTTACAACAAGATCGCGGGTGTTTGCCAACGGTAGCGACATAAATGGCAACATGGCAAATGCTATTTTGAGTGGTGGAACGGCAACCGCCGGTGTGCCTTTTACATTTAATAATAATAATATGCTGGTACATGCTACCGGCTGGACGGAAATTGGCGGCTCGGTTGGCCAGGTGTTGACCAATAAAGGCACCCGGAATTTCTTCAAAGCTGGTGTCACCATTAAATATATTGCCGGAACAGCGGATTCCTATTTGTCTACTAACGGGCTTTCGGGTACGGTGGGTGGGCCGGGAAACAATTATTTGACGGCTACTACCGGATCACTTTCTTTAAATACCACAGATGCTAATTTTAGTGATTACAAGTTCAAAGACTTTTTTAAATTCAATGGTCATGGCGTAGGTGGTGATATTGGATTCGTATATGAGTGGCGCCCGATAGCTGATTATTCGATGTATGAAACAGACCGTTTTGCCAATAAGTATAAATTAAAAATAGCAGCTTCATTATTGGATGTGGGAAGAATAAGTTTTAACAGAAGCGGTAATGAAGCGGCGAATTATGTGGTAAACGTTCCTAAAGGGGAAGCTTTTGAATTAAACCAGTTCGCAAATAAATCTGTAAAGGAGTATAAAACCATCCTGGATCAAAGCCCTTACTTTACAGGCACAGATGTTGGCAACTCATATAAAATAACGCTGCCCACCACCATTCACGCAGATGTGGATTATATGATTGGTAAAGGATTTGCCCTTAATGCTGCAGGTCAGTTCACCACCAACAAAAAAAGTACGTTTGCGCTGTATTATTATAATGCGTATAGTGTAACGCCACGCTGGGAAAATAGTATGTTCAGCATTGAACTCCCAATGAGTTACAATGAATTGACACAATTCAATGCCGGCGTAGCCTTCAGAGCTGGGCCGTTTTTTATCGGTTCGGGAAGTGTACTGTCAGCATTGGTGCATGATTCCAAACAAGCTGATCTGCATGTTGGTTTCCATTTCGGAATGACGTATAAGAAGAAGGTCAAACCAGATTTTGATAAGGATGGCGTTTATGATGATGTTGACAAATGCCCTGGTGTTGCCGGACTGGCCCGTTATAACGGTTGCCCGATCCCCGATACCGATGGAGACGGTATTAACGATGAAAGCGATTCATGTGTAACAGTACCTGGTGTAGCGCGGTTCAATGGTTGTCCGATCCCTGATAAAGACGGTGATGGAGTTAATGATGAAGAAGACTCTTGCAAAGATGTTGCGGGGCTTAAAAAATTCAACGGATGCCCTGATACAGACGGCGACAATATAATGGATAAAGATGATAAATGTCCAACAGTAGCTGGTGTTGAAAAATATGCCGGTTGTCCGGTTCCTGATACAGATAGTGATGGCGTGGCAGACGACGAAGATCTTTGTCCTAATGATCCGGGTCCTGTGTCTTCAAAAGGCTGCCCTGTCGAAAAAGTAGTTGTTCAGATTACAGCCGATTTCAAGAACATCCTGTTCGATTATGGCAAAGCCACTATCAGGAATGAATCGGATCCTATTCTTTCGAAAGCTGCCAAAACAATGATTGAGCAAATTGGCAACTCTAATTTCTATATTGATGGTTACACTGATAATAAAGGCAGCGCTGCTTACAATAAAAAATTGTCAAAAGCGAGAGCGCAGGCAGTCGCAAATGCCCTGATCGCAAATGGGATCGATAAATCGCGTATAATGGTCCGGGGCTTTGGAAAAGACAATCCTATTTGTAATAATAATACAGAAAAAGGACGCCAATGCAACAGAAGAGTTGAAGTTGTGATAAGGAATGTAAATCAAAAGGACGAACAGAAGAGCATAAAAATTAACCCTTAA
- a CDS encoding RNA recognition motif domain-containing protein — protein sequence MNIYVSNLSFDVQDEDLKDFFAPYGEVSSAKVITDRETGRSRGFGFVEMTDEAASKKAIAELDGATVENRTISVSVAKPREERSSRGGGKTGFNNGNSYNQNRY from the coding sequence ATGAACATTTATGTTTCAAATTTAAGCTTCGACGTGCAGGATGAAGACTTAAAAGATTTTTTTGCTCCTTATGGAGAAGTTTCTTCAGCAAAAGTTATAACAGACAGAGAAACCGGCAGATCAAGAGGTTTCGGGTTTGTTGAAATGACTGATGAAGCTGCTTCAAAAAAAGCGATCGCTGAACTGGATGGCGCTACTGTAGAAAACAGAACAATCAGCGTATCTGTTGCAAAACCAAGAGAAGAAAGATCTTCCCGTGGTGGTGGCAAAACCGGTTTCAATAATGGGAATAGCTATAATCAAAATAGATACTAA
- a CDS encoding YihY/virulence factor BrkB family protein, whose amino-acid sequence MAENYLRYSASLSYYTIFSLAPLLIITISLFGYFLGRQAIEGRIFSEIQAQVGDVAAVQIRLMIQHVISEKDSFIAKVAAVIIIAFGISAVFTEVQDAINHIWKLKPIPKLNRKKYLLKRMISLGIFSVIGCILVLSLIINLLIDILGTYLIDVFAGAGVFMVFAINRIFIIAVVAVLFTFMFKYVPDGIVKWKDAIKGAVFTSFFFMVGKGIIGYFLGHIHTASTYGAAGSLVVLLLWIYYSSIIIYFGATFTKVYAYLYGGKIIPRSYAVYLETKEILPAKN is encoded by the coding sequence ATGGCCGAAAATTACCTTCGCTATAGTGCCTCACTTTCTTATTATACTATCTTTTCGCTGGCGCCTTTGCTTATTATTACTATTTCTTTATTCGGGTATTTTTTGGGCCGGCAGGCTATAGAAGGAAGAATTTTTTCAGAAATTCAAGCACAAGTTGGGGATGTTGCGGCAGTGCAGATCAGGCTAATGATTCAGCATGTTATTTCGGAAAAGGATTCTTTTATAGCAAAGGTTGCGGCTGTCATAATAATAGCATTTGGTATTTCAGCTGTTTTTACAGAAGTGCAGGATGCTATCAATCACATTTGGAAGTTGAAACCGATACCAAAACTTAACCGGAAAAAATATCTTCTCAAAAGAATGATCTCTTTAGGGATATTCAGCGTCATTGGCTGTATACTTGTTTTGTCATTAATAATCAACTTACTGATTGATATTTTAGGTACTTACCTTATTGACGTTTTTGCAGGTGCCGGCGTTTTTATGGTATTTGCCATTAACCGGATATTTATAATCGCTGTTGTGGCGGTGTTATTTACATTCATGTTCAAATATGTACCGGACGGAATAGTGAAATGGAAGGATGCAATAAAAGGGGCTGTTTTTACTTCCTTTTTCTTTATGGTTGGTAAAGGAATTATCGGTTATTTTCTCGGCCATATTCATACGGCTTCCACCTATGGTGCTGCGGGAAGCCTGGTTGTTTTGTTGCTTTGGATTTATTATTCAAGCATAATTATATACTTCGGAGCTACTTTTACAAAGGTATATGCGTATTTGTATGGGGGAAAGATCATTCCCAGGTCCTATGCAGTTTATCTGGAAACAAAAGAGATACTACCAGCTAAAAACTAA
- a CDS encoding ferritin-like domain-containing protein, with translation MANTKSTSVSKSRIAGKSENETSVSKGVGKSNSMLQEFFYESLKDIYWAEKQLTKALPKMQKAATTPELKTAIEEHIAQTKEHVGRLEEVFQLMERKAQAKKCDAMDGLIKEGESIIEETEDGTMTRDVGIVMAAQKVEHYEIATYGGLVQLASVLGEDKVVKLLNQTLEEEKETDAGLSKIAENKINWQAEQEDEGTEEE, from the coding sequence ATGGCGAATACAAAATCAACCAGCGTTTCAAAGTCCCGGATCGCAGGTAAATCTGAAAATGAAACATCCGTTTCCAAAGGCGTAGGAAAGAGTAATTCGATGTTACAGGAATTCTTTTACGAATCGCTGAAAGATATTTATTGGGCTGAAAAACAGTTAACGAAGGCATTGCCTAAAATGCAAAAAGCCGCCACCACCCCTGAATTGAAGACCGCAATAGAGGAACATATTGCCCAAACCAAGGAACATGTAGGGCGACTGGAGGAAGTATTTCAATTAATGGAGCGGAAAGCCCAGGCAAAAAAATGTGATGCTATGGATGGCCTGATCAAAGAAGGCGAAAGTATTATTGAAGAAACTGAAGATGGAACAATGACCAGGGATGTCGGAATTGTTATGGCAGCTCAGAAAGTAGAGCATTACGAAATTGCTACGTATGGTGGTTTGGTACAGCTGGCTTCCGTATTAGGCGAAGACAAGGTTGTTAAACTGTTGAACCAGACACTCGAAGAAGAAAAAGAAACGGATGCAGGGCTCAGTAAAATTGCTGAAAATAAAATAAACTGGCAGGCGGAGCAGGAAGATGAAGGAACAGAAGAAGAGTAA
- a CDS encoding glycosyltransferase: MFDATGNNYMEISKSDDTRVWVMVPHLRNGLGVIDVMAIQKILLDSMLESIQINKYVLWYYSPMALGWSDHLSPTLIVYDCMDELAAFKFAPPFIVQREQKLMRKADLVFTGGQSLYLAKKHLHNNIHPFPSSIDKVHFSIARTRVTEPADQADIPHPRIGYYGVLDERLDIDLLNQLVALRPDWQFIMIGPVVKIDPADLPAKNNIHYLGSKNYSELPNYLAGWDIAMMPFALNESTRYISPTKTPEYLAGGKPVVSTPIKDVITPYGEKGLVHIAASPAIFVAAAESILTKIGYDEWLEKVDRFLSGISWDKTWQQMNELINRAIEDKRNAEKVKRYV, translated from the coding sequence ATGTTCGATGCTACAGGGAACAACTATATGGAAATTTCAAAGAGTGATGATACCAGGGTTTGGGTGATGGTGCCACATTTAAGAAATGGGCTGGGGGTGATAGATGTGATGGCTATTCAGAAAATTTTACTGGACTCGATGTTGGAGTCTATACAAATAAACAAATATGTGTTGTGGTATTACTCTCCAATGGCGCTAGGCTGGAGCGATCACCTGTCCCCAACGCTTATAGTATATGATTGTATGGATGAACTGGCTGCTTTTAAATTTGCACCTCCATTTATAGTTCAACGTGAACAAAAATTGATGCGGAAAGCAGACCTTGTTTTTACAGGGGGACAAAGCCTTTATCTGGCCAAAAAACATTTACATAATAATATACATCCGTTTCCCAGCAGTATAGATAAAGTGCATTTCAGCATTGCCCGTACCAGGGTAACAGAACCTGCTGATCAGGCTGACATACCGCATCCACGAATTGGTTATTATGGAGTGTTGGATGAGCGGCTTGATATTGACCTGCTCAACCAGTTGGTTGCTTTACGACCCGATTGGCAGTTTATTATGATTGGTCCTGTTGTAAAAATTGATCCGGCTGATCTTCCCGCGAAAAATAATATCCATTATTTGGGTAGTAAAAACTATTCGGAGTTACCAAATTATCTGGCAGGATGGGATATTGCCATGATGCCATTTGCTTTAAATGAATCTACCAGGTATATAAGTCCCACCAAAACGCCGGAATATTTAGCGGGTGGTAAACCTGTTGTTTCCACGCCAATCAAAGATGTTATAACGCCTTACGGGGAAAAAGGACTGGTGCATATTGCTGCATCACCTGCCATCTTTGTTGCAGCGGCAGAATCGATATTAACGAAAATTGGCTATGACGAATGGCTTGAAAAAGTAGACAGGTTTTTATCGGGAATATCCTGGGATAAAACCTGGCAACAGATGAATGAATTGATCAATAGAGCTATCGAGGACAAACGAAATGCCGAAAAAGTGAAAAGATATGTTTGA
- the glf gene encoding UDP-galactopyranose mutase — MFDYLIVGAGFAGAVMAERLASCDNKKVLVVESRHHIGGNTYDYYNDDGILVHKYGPHIFHTNSRDVYDYLSQFTAWRPYEHRVLASVDGMLVPIPINLNTINQLYGLKLSSLEVNNFLASKAEKKDRIITSEDVVINKVGRELYEKFFKGYTQKQWGLDPSELDASVAARIPTRNNCDNRYFTDTFQSMPLHGYTRLFERMLTHPNIKVMLGTDYKEIEGLIPYKKMIYTGPIDYFFDYCHGKLPYRSIEFRFETFETDRYQPTGTVNYPNEHPYTRVTEFKYLTGQKHIKTTVVFEHPKALGDPYYPVPRPENAELYRKYQLMANNKQNVFFTGRLATYKYYNMDQVIAQSLTLYKKIALITKNERPTNGQKLPSYES; from the coding sequence ATGTTTGATTATTTAATTGTAGGAGCAGGGTTTGCAGGGGCGGTAATGGCCGAACGGTTAGCTTCCTGTGATAATAAAAAAGTGCTGGTGGTGGAAAGCAGGCATCATATAGGTGGGAATACCTATGATTATTATAATGACGACGGCATTTTGGTACATAAGTATGGCCCACATATATTTCATACCAATTCAAGGGATGTATACGATTACCTGAGCCAGTTCACCGCATGGCGGCCATATGAACATCGCGTACTGGCAAGTGTTGATGGTATGCTGGTGCCTATACCGATAAACCTGAATACAATAAACCAGTTATATGGGTTAAAATTATCTTCTCTGGAAGTTAATAACTTCCTGGCATCCAAAGCAGAAAAAAAGGATCGCATTATAACCTCTGAAGATGTTGTTATAAATAAAGTAGGACGGGAGTTGTATGAAAAGTTCTTTAAGGGATATACCCAAAAGCAATGGGGCCTGGACCCTTCTGAACTGGATGCTTCCGTAGCCGCCCGGATCCCAACCCGTAATAATTGCGATAACCGGTATTTTACCGACACTTTTCAATCGATGCCCCTTCATGGGTACACCAGGTTGTTTGAACGTATGTTAACCCATCCAAATATAAAGGTAATGCTGGGAACTGATTACAAGGAAATTGAAGGCCTGATCCCTTATAAGAAGATGATCTATACAGGCCCCATTGATTATTTTTTTGATTATTGTCATGGTAAGTTACCATACCGGTCTATTGAATTCAGGTTTGAAACATTTGAAACCGACCGGTATCAACCTACAGGTACGGTTAATTACCCCAACGAGCATCCGTATACCCGGGTAACCGAGTTTAAATACCTTACTGGTCAGAAGCATATAAAAACAACCGTTGTATTTGAACATCCCAAAGCCCTGGGTGACCCGTATTATCCCGTGCCCCGTCCTGAAAATGCCGAGTTGTACAGAAAGTATCAATTGATGGCCAATAACAAGCAAAACGTATTTTTTACGGGCAGGCTGGCTACTTACAAGTATTATAATATGGACCAGGTTATAGCGCAATCGTTGACCCTTTATAAAAAAATAGCCTTGATTACAAAGAATGAACGACCAACTAATGGCCAGAAATTACCATCCTATGAATCCTGA
- a CDS encoding family 1 glycosylhydrolase: protein MNPEIWGGLECTINRIGNTFRDQLHYCGHYTRTGDIERIADLGIRALRYPVLWERHQPLKDQVIDWSWAEQQLQKIRISNITPIVGLVHHGSGPAHTSLYNGNFATGLANYAHQVASRFPWIEYYTPVNEPLTTARFSGLYGNWYPHYKNAYSFAIMLLNQVKGIVLAMQAIRCINPHAKLVQTEDLGKTHSTGLLTYQADFENERRWLTYDLLCGRVTKQHPLWDYFISLGIKESQLTFFIEHTCVPHIMGLNYYITSERFLDEELQAYSAHTHGGNNIHAYADVEAVRVIKPAGVKKLLLEAWNRFQLPLAITEAHLHCNEVDQGRWFKEIWDACCQLKQTGVNLTAVTAWSLLGAYDWNSLLTKNDLFYESGVFDITNNVLQPTLTASLIASLTSQGYCDHPLLEQKGWWHQDDRLIKSNASSLDKLLQ from the coding sequence ATGAATCCTGAGATCTGGGGCGGGTTAGAATGCACTATTAACAGGATAGGAAATACCTTTCGTGATCAGTTGCATTACTGCGGACATTATACAAGAACCGGGGATATTGAACGAATAGCCGATCTGGGTATCCGGGCATTACGATATCCCGTTCTGTGGGAACGGCATCAACCCCTGAAAGATCAGGTTATTGACTGGTCGTGGGCGGAACAGCAATTACAAAAGATCCGTATAAGTAATATTACACCCATTGTTGGTCTCGTACATCATGGCAGTGGCCCTGCCCATACCAGTTTGTACAATGGTAATTTCGCAACTGGGTTAGCGAATTATGCCCACCAGGTGGCCAGTCGCTTCCCGTGGATTGAATATTATACACCGGTAAATGAACCGCTAACTACTGCCAGGTTCAGTGGCTTGTATGGAAACTGGTATCCACACTATAAAAATGCATATAGCTTTGCTATTATGTTATTAAACCAGGTAAAGGGAATAGTGCTGGCCATGCAGGCTATCCGGTGCATTAACCCTCATGCTAAACTGGTTCAAACCGAAGACCTCGGCAAAACACATAGTACTGGCTTGTTAACCTATCAGGCCGATTTTGAAAATGAACGCCGGTGGTTAACTTATGACCTGTTATGCGGACGGGTTACAAAACAGCATCCGCTCTGGGACTATTTTATATCGCTGGGAATAAAAGAATCCCAATTGACTTTTTTTATAGAGCATACATGCGTGCCCCATATCATGGGTTTGAACTATTATATTACTTCTGAACGATTCCTGGATGAAGAACTGCAGGCATATTCCGCACATACACATGGAGGAAATAATATACATGCTTATGCAGATGTGGAGGCAGTACGGGTAATAAAGCCAGCTGGTGTAAAAAAATTATTACTGGAAGCCTGGAACAGGTTCCAATTACCATTGGCCATAACGGAAGCCCACTTGCACTGTAATGAAGTAGATCAGGGCAGGTGGTTTAAAGAAATATGGGACGCCTGTTGCCAGTTAAAGCAAACCGGGGTGAACTTAACAGCCGTAACAGCCTGGTCATTATTGGGTGCTTACGACTGGAACAGCCTGTTGACAAAGAACGATCTTTTTTATGAAAGCGGTGTATTTGACATAACTAATAATGTTTTACAGCCTACCCTAACGGCAAGCCTTATAGCTTCCTTAACAAGTCAGGGCTATTGCGATCATCCATTACTTGAACAGAAAGGTTGGTGGCATCAGGACGACCGCTTAATTAAGAGTAATGCTTCATCCCTTGACAAACTTTTACAATGA
- a CDS encoding family 1 glycosylhydrolase, whose amino-acid sequence MPGNNFMFTTGIENSYPTIRLPNGSTKRVDEMAKTGHYAHWETDFGLVAQLGIEYLRYGPPYYSTQTAPGQFDWAFTDATFNKLKKLGITPIVDLCHFGVPDWLGNFQNPEFPFFFAEYARAFAVRFPELQLYTPVNEIFIAAMFSGQYGWWNECLQSDHAFVTALKHLCKANVLAMHAILQVQPNATFIQSESSEYFHALEPKAAPLARFLNQKRFLSLDLTYGYPLSIAMYEFLLQNGMTKKEYNWFLENQVKARCIMGNDYYVTNEHLVHPDGTTQAAGEIFGYYVITQQYYQRYKLPIMHTETNIKMPACKEWLIKQWANVHRLKNDGVPVIGFTWYSLLHQVDWDSALRNDAGNVNELGLFDLDRKIMPVGEAYQTLISQWKEIVSEESYGLIFQHW is encoded by the coding sequence ATGCCAGGAAATAATTTTATGTTTACAACGGGTATAGAGAATAGTTATCCTACTATCCGATTGCCAAATGGAAGTACAAAAAGGGTTGATGAAATGGCTAAAACAGGTCATTATGCGCATTGGGAAACAGATTTTGGCCTGGTAGCCCAGTTGGGGATCGAGTATTTACGCTATGGACCGCCTTACTATAGTACACAAACGGCGCCCGGACAGTTCGATTGGGCATTTACCGATGCTACTTTCAATAAATTAAAGAAGTTAGGTATAACCCCCATTGTTGACCTGTGTCATTTTGGTGTGCCTGACTGGTTAGGTAATTTTCAGAATCCCGAATTCCCTTTCTTCTTTGCCGAATACGCCCGGGCCTTTGCCGTCAGGTTTCCGGAACTTCAATTGTATACACCTGTTAATGAAATATTTATTGCCGCCATGTTTTCGGGGCAGTATGGATGGTGGAATGAATGCCTTCAGTCGGACCATGCATTTGTAACTGCTTTAAAGCATTTGTGCAAGGCAAACGTGCTGGCCATGCATGCTATATTGCAGGTTCAGCCCAACGCCACCTTTATACAAAGTGAATCATCTGAATATTTTCATGCGCTTGAACCCAAAGCTGCTCCGTTAGCCCGTTTTCTGAATCAAAAAAGGTTTTTATCACTGGATCTTACCTATGGCTACCCTTTAAGTATAGCCATGTATGAATTTCTGTTGCAAAACGGCATGACGAAAAAAGAGTATAACTGGTTTCTTGAAAACCAGGTAAAGGCCCGCTGCATTATGGGCAACGACTATTATGTAACCAATGAACACCTGGTACATCCGGATGGCACCACGCAGGCAGCCGGTGAAATTTTTGGGTATTATGTAATTACACAGCAGTATTATCAAAGGTACAAACTGCCTATTATGCATACCGAAACCAATATTAAAATGCCGGCCTGCAAAGAATGGTTAATAAAACAATGGGCAAACGTACATCGATTGAAAAACGATGGTGTACCTGTGATTGGTTTTACCTGGTACAGCCTCTTGCATCAGGTTGATTGGGATTCTGCGCTTCGCAATGATGCGGGCAATGTGAATGAATTGGGGCTGTTTGACCTGGATAGAAAGATCATGCCAGTGGGAGAGGCTTATCAGACGCTTATTTCGCAATGGAAGGAGATAGTTTCTGAAGAAAGCTACGGGCTGATCTTTCAACATTGGTAA
- a CDS encoding DsbA family oxidoreductase: MVNQDCKKASGKIQEENEDLDIVYFTDPLCCWSWAMKPQLARLRADWKGTIRWRYCMGGLLPSWNQFTDSVNSINRPAQMGPIWMQAAQLTDVPIPHSIWIKDPPASSYPACIAVKCAMLQSPALGELYLHFIQEAIMIHRLNIAKYEVLQQVAEQVTAAASCFDVSRFLDDMNNGNGLEAFRKDIQEVKYRTINRFPTLLIRRTAQVPLLITGYKPAGVLMSIIMQS, from the coding sequence ATGGTCAACCAGGATTGTAAAAAGGCTTCCGGTAAAATACAGGAAGAAAATGAAGACCTTGACATCGTGTATTTTACCGATCCCCTATGTTGTTGGAGTTGGGCCATGAAACCCCAACTGGCCCGGTTACGTGCTGACTGGAAAGGAACGATACGCTGGCGGTATTGCATGGGTGGTTTATTGCCGTCATGGAATCAATTTACCGATTCAGTAAATAGCATCAACCGCCCCGCCCAAATGGGCCCCATATGGATGCAGGCGGCACAACTTACAGACGTGCCAATACCACACAGCATATGGATAAAGGACCCTCCGGCTTCCTCTTATCCGGCTTGCATTGCTGTTAAATGTGCCATGCTTCAGTCTCCTGCATTGGGCGAACTATACCTGCATTTTATCCAGGAAGCGATCATGATACATAGACTCAACATTGCGAAATATGAAGTATTACAGCAGGTGGCTGAGCAGGTAACTGCTGCAGCTTCCTGCTTTGATGTAAGCCGGTTTCTGGATGATATGAATAACGGAAATGGCCTGGAAGCTTTTCGCAAAGACATACAGGAAGTTAAATACCGTACAATTAACAGGTTTCCTACGTTGTTAATACGGCGAACGGCTCAAGTGCCATTGCTGATCACAGGATACAAGCCAGCCGGGGTTTTAATGAGTATAATTATGCAATCCTGA
- a CDS encoding manganese catalase family protein: MFYHVKELQFNARVSKPDPAFATLLLEQFGGANGELAAALRYFGQAFGARKPYPDKYDLLMDIATEEFSHLEIVGATIQMLLTGINGDLKNAAENSEIMQLLNGKAAKEQMIHEGMTATQFLVGSAGTPAYTNTQGVPWTAAYINGDCTGDLTADLRSDIAAESRAKMVYEYLLQFTDDPYIKETLTFLMTREVAHYQMFEAALGTIQPNFPPGVLQSDPRYSNLYFNMSTGNDFSGPWNEGKSSQLGENYQYIEDPIQYVLETNGLLQQQPSGTNRTTKKIEEMNRELSAIRSEEINQAAPIGEQQWDEPAEESTNENTKGKAKSAKSGKNGQPGL, from the coding sequence ATGTTTTATCATGTTAAAGAATTACAATTCAACGCACGGGTTTCAAAACCTGATCCTGCATTTGCAACCTTATTGTTAGAACAATTTGGCGGCGCCAATGGAGAGTTGGCTGCCGCATTACGTTATTTTGGTCAGGCATTTGGCGCCCGCAAACCATATCCTGATAAATATGACCTGTTGATGGATATTGCTACAGAAGAGTTCAGCCATTTGGAAATTGTGGGCGCTACTATTCAAATGCTGCTAACAGGCATTAACGGTGATCTAAAAAATGCAGCTGAAAATTCAGAGATCATGCAATTGCTCAATGGGAAAGCTGCGAAAGAACAAATGATCCATGAAGGTATGACCGCCACCCAGTTCCTTGTTGGCAGTGCCGGCACCCCGGCTTACACCAACACCCAGGGCGTTCCCTGGACGGCAGCCTATATAAATGGAGATTGTACCGGCGATCTAACGGCCGATCTCAGATCAGATATTGCAGCTGAATCACGCGCTAAAATGGTATATGAGTATCTGTTACAGTTTACCGATGATCCATATATTAAAGAAACCCTCACTTTCTTAATGACAAGGGAAGTAGCGCACTATCAGATGTTTGAAGCTGCGCTGGGAACCATTCAGCCAAACTTTCCGCCCGGCGTTCTTCAAAGCGATCCCAGGTACAGTAATCTGTATTTTAATATGTCTACCGGTAATGATTTTTCGGGCCCCTGGAATGAAGGAAAATCCAGTCAACTGGGAGAAAACTACCAGTACATCGAAGATCCCATTCAATACGTACTGGAAACAAATGGTCTATTGCAACAGCAACCATCCGGTACCAACCGAACCACTAAAAAGATAGAGGAAATGAACAGAGAGCTGAGTGCAATCCGTAGCGAAGAAATCAACCAGGCTGCTCCGATAGGCGAACAGCAATGGGATGAGCCAGCAGAAGAAAGCACCAATGAAAATACAAAAGGCAAGGCCAAATCAGCAAAAAGTGGAAAGAATGGTCAACCAGGATTGTAA